The sequence AATAGCAGTTGTAGAATTAGCATAAGTGTGGATAAAATGTGGGTGAATGATTTGAAAGATATAATTATACTTGGAATAGAGACAAGTTGTGATGAAACATCTGCCTCGGTGGTGAAAAACGGAAGGGAAATATTGTCAAATATAATTTCATCACAGATTTCCATCCACCGGAAATATGGAGGAGTTGTACCGGAAATAGCATCCAGAAAACATGTCGAGCTTATAATTCCGGTAATAGATGAGGCAGTTAAAGAGGCAGGAATTGCTATTAATCAAGTGGATGTAATTGGGGTTACGTATGGCCCAGGGCTTGTAGGAACTTTGCTGGTAGGCATTTCAGCAGCCAAGGCGCTGGCTTTGGCCCTGAACAAACCCTTGATAGGAGTCCACCATATTGAAGGCCATATTGCGGCAAATTATCTTGAATACAGGGAACTGGAACCTCCTTTTATATGTCTGGTTGTATCAGGAGGGCATAGCCATATTGTTTATGTTGAAAGTTATATTAATTTTAAAGTAATAGGAAAGACAAGAGATGATGCAGCGGGAGAAGCCTTTGACAAGGTAGCAAGGGCAATAGGGCTTGGATATCCGGGGGGACCGCTGATAGATAAAATGGCAAAGCATGGTAACAAAAACGCTATCAATTTTCCAAGGGCACATTTTAACGACAGCAGTCTTGATTTTAGTTTTAGCGGATTGAAAACTGCAGTAATAAATTATATAAATAATAATCAAAACCAAAAGGATAAAAAGCTATCTTTAGAGGATATAGCTGCAAGTTTTCAACAGGCTGTAATAGATATGCTGGTAAGTAATACTCTTATAGCTGCAGAGCGGAAAAATATGAAAAAGATTGCATTGGCCGGGGGAGTAGCTTCAAACTCTTCTTTAAGGGAAGAAATAGTGAAATTAGCAAAAGAAAAGGGCATGGAGGTTTATTATCCAAGGCCGGTATTATGTACTGACAATGCAGCCATGATAGCGTGTGCAGCATATTATGGGTATTTGAACGGGATTATCTCCGATTTTTCTTTAAATGCCGTGCCGGGTTTGAGACTTGGAGAAAAGTAGTGAAGGTAGATCTTACAATTTTCATCGTATAAAGAAAGTTATCCACAAGAGAAGAGGATATTAATGTTTACAGCATGTACCAAGCGATATAATTTTATGTTTTTAAAAATGCTGAAAACTGTGGATTGTGCAAATTATGTCGAAATGTATTTTCGGTAAACAAATCTGAAAAACAGCTGAACACATTGAAAATGAAGGGTTTTGTGAGAATAATAGTCGGATAAAATAATTGTTTATTATTATTGAAAATTGTAGATTATTCGATGTTAATAATGTGGAAACTGCATTAAAAATCGAAATTTGCATTATTTTATATTGTGGATAACAATGTGGATATTGTGGATTAACAATATAGGATAGTTTACATAAAATTTACTTTGTGCCATTTAAAATAATTGATTTAACTTCATGTTTCATAATGAATTTGGAACATGCTTTCTTTTTAGTGCCGTCAAAGCATCTGACGGAAAATAATCTGCATAACCCTGACGATTGCCGAGAATTTAGATTTTTCTCATGAAGGATAAAATTGGCACAGTCTATGCATTTATAATCCATTTCCTTAAAAGATTTGAGATTAGGAATAAATTTGTGGCGTATACATACAAAATCAGCAGAAATAACACCTTTACTTACACAAAGCACATCATTAGTAAAAGGTATTGGTCTGCTTTTTATACAGTTTGCACACGATTTTACAGGTTTCATTGTAATCCCCCTTCCGTATGTAAAGACACAAGCTATATTATACCATTGTGTGAGTTAATATGGAATAAAGTGGGAAATAATGAAATGATATTTCTTTTTAAACCGGCTTGATAATTTATTTTACAAATGTATAATCAAATGTATAATCAAGGTGGGCAATGAGAACATTCA comes from Bacillota bacterium and encodes:
- the tsaD gene encoding tRNA (adenosine(37)-N6)-threonylcarbamoyltransferase complex transferase subunit TsaD, with amino-acid sequence MKDIIILGIETSCDETSASVVKNGREILSNIISSQISIHRKYGGVVPEIASRKHVELIIPVIDEAVKEAGIAINQVDVIGVTYGPGLVGTLLVGISAAKALALALNKPLIGVHHIEGHIAANYLEYRELEPPFICLVVSGGHSHIVYVESYINFKVIGKTRDDAAGEAFDKVARAIGLGYPGGPLIDKMAKHGNKNAINFPRAHFNDSSLDFSFSGLKTAVINYINNNQNQKDKKLSLEDIAASFQQAVIDMLVSNTLIAAERKNMKKIALAGGVASNSSLREEIVKLAKEKGMEVYYPRPVLCTDNAAMIACAAYYGYLNGIISDFSLNAVPGLRLGEK